One region of Mesomycoplasma ovipneumoniae genomic DNA includes:
- a CDS encoding MAG0110 family membrane protein → MHNNIFFDRKDYRAYSRADEATKKLTNKLLSFSIMWLGIAILLVGLITFAILSIDSLFAIYLRMVAGITSRFTGLLIFFLLLIVVNFGLSYYINRWALADNPPTIVLVLLYFVFVLANSFLIPLIFASQIALGQGNYVMIAIGGAGGIMALIGILGYFQVINFGKLLPLILIGVFIELILLFVSYFVFSSFVETLYSFVAITVTLGMIGYEFWIIRNQSSVILTHYNSETEIKRVFLRLGIANALGLYISFLRLVIQILRLLSRR, encoded by the coding sequence ATGCACAATAATATTTTTTTTGACCGCAAAGATTATCGTGCTTATAGCCGAGCGGATGAAGCTACAAAAAAATTAACAAATAAATTGTTGTCTTTTTCCATTATGTGATTAGGTATAGCAATTTTACTTGTTGGTTTAATTACGTTTGCAATTTTATCAATAGACTCATTATTTGCTATTTATTTAAGAATGGTTGCCGGTATTACATCAAGGTTTACTGGACTTTTAATATTTTTTCTTTTACTTATTGTAGTAAATTTTGGGTTGTCATATTATATAAATAGATGAGCATTAGCCGATAACCCGCCAACAATTGTTCTTGTTTTGCTCTATTTTGTTTTTGTATTGGCTAATTCTTTCCTTATTCCGCTGATCTTCGCTAGTCAAATAGCCTTAGGACAAGGTAACTATGTAATGATAGCAATTGGTGGCGCTGGTGGTATAATGGCCCTAATTGGAATTTTAGGTTATTTCCAAGTTATCAATTTTGGTAAACTTCTACCTTTAATTTTGATTGGTGTTTTTATTGAATTAATTCTTTTATTTGTTTCCTATTTTGTTTTTTCTTCATTTGTAGAAACCTTATACTCATTTGTCGCTATTACAGTTACATTAGGAATGATCGGATATGAGTTTTGAATTATCAGAAATCAATCATCTGTAATTTTGACCCATTACAATAGTGAAACAGAAATTAAACGTGTTTTTTTAAGATTGGGAATCGCAAATGCACTTGGTTTATATATTTCTTTCCTTCGTTTAGTCATTCAAATATTAAGACTTTTGAGCAGACGTTAA
- a CDS encoding P97 family adhesin yields MPEKNKNSLILALTAVGGVAIFATTVGLVTRIRYTGENPRAELENLVSRIQNVAFKSDVFDDSTTYSQIKAQLFDNSGKLLAGTDLNKFISFYTQVNSQLRKFEPTFAPNKPFLEFIDLIPNDNDQSFELRFRAKHQIDNNRTAFSTIISKKVSFAQRSQFALAEFNSNLEKITKSFKENIQNLRRTDFSSSFSSPNLTDQKIASLTRVEDFAADINRAGTQLEAVEKIAQYFPDFQKIINELNFDQNNSFPFKQGTIYNFSLEKHPGTNNFISVDSNSVPSFLVKAELTDDAKFELKNFNIEDAQLLEKIDLVPQPSSSSNSSQDANNEARTTESGEKQAKQATYFADLDDILSKISIRKLNFLDFKIAPGQIAQTPANVTVNSSSPSTSESLPQLQQVNSVQLFQEQAQGQQDGQQQNGEQTQGQNESQTQTEGQGTEGTQPQTESSGQPSSPEPKPQGFEQFVNKLAVNSTTSLDFLETLNRDLYKSNQTRSESVVKAINDNFLIKPISLDFGELSPYFSQRKVSGVDFYLDINHAKATSNTLEIPVNINLYSSFFGDNNPKLLKSKREIFEIKYFKEKAATTGVTHQLDKNRQEFYFINSLPDNSPQLQQVQVSTTSPSQPRIHEEKIVTATSFISKTELEKLIGTDSQKSEELKQILSNKFQYGYDFTPHEAMLKSWTGNQKFPKLHDFLDFQSDDQTGSPFKIKSLKSNKFFTNEHDVAAFYAYLLSMEPTEILEYLFEIAKSANLIDPNEKINITDIKEGNIFKTASDIKFKSESDIMGLDFNGHVKTFGRRGWISNLFLPKTIASQFKNDHDDDKIFEKLNKISPATIRQGSSGTTSTGTTDDIYKDIREKTKKINESSNTSGSGTGTLIQVSTNAGQTQESVKPVEELVKSFYSTKTEKLTNLKDLLLAFYVKAKELNNFRAWAKVDSDLDYQIVFEKQTGVANYSTTETDIPSGSEGYNLTYYYKIFNKQTKTEEYQSPKTALKILVFTNDQRQSGEIKTLNKAVLSIPPSYSLLQYQAAEFDKIAAAQTSGQVSQKAFENTKEFKEIQEIIKKYDPTLTLSVKSETKDVFHPDTTKIVLLEVTKNAQSEPGSTENTSQTSEKSQLNFQIRIQKLPEPPKPSTPETTEPAASETTSPPTSETTSSDSEPSSTTTTSSSTETTTQQTSTSS; encoded by the coding sequence ATGCCCGAAAAAAACAAAAATTCACTAATATTAGCATTGACCGCCGTTGGTGGTGTTGCTATTTTTGCAACAACAGTTGGACTTGTAACTCGAATTCGCTATACAGGAGAAAATCCGCGAGCTGAGTTAGAAAATTTAGTTTCTCGAATCCAAAATGTTGCCTTTAAATCCGATGTCTTTGATGATTCTACCACATACAGTCAAATAAAAGCACAACTTTTTGACAACAGTGGAAAATTATTAGCTGGCACAGATTTAAATAAATTTATATCTTTTTACACACAAGTTAACTCCCAATTACGCAAATTTGAACCAACTTTTGCACCAAATAAACCATTTTTAGAATTTATTGATTTAATTCCGAACGATAATGATCAAAGTTTTGAGCTTCGTTTTCGTGCAAAGCACCAAATCGATAACAATCGCACAGCATTTTCAACAATTATTTCTAAAAAAGTTTCATTTGCACAACGTTCACAATTTGCTCTTGCCGAATTTAATTCCAATTTAGAAAAAATTACTAAAAGTTTCAAAGAAAACATCCAAAATTTAAGAAGAACAGATTTTAGTTCTAGTTTTTCAAGTCCAAATTTAACTGATCAAAAAATCGCATCCTTAACTCGTGTTGAGGATTTTGCCGCCGATATTAATAGAGCCGGAACTCAACTTGAGGCAGTTGAAAAAATAGCTCAATATTTCCCTGATTTTCAAAAAATAATTAACGAGTTAAATTTTGATCAAAATAATTCTTTCCCTTTCAAACAAGGAACAATTTATAATTTTAGTTTAGAAAAACATCCTGGAACAAATAATTTTATTTCAGTTGATTCAAATTCAGTTCCAAGTTTTTTAGTTAAAGCTGAATTAACTGATGATGCAAAATTTGAACTTAAAAATTTTAATATCGAAGACGCTCAACTACTTGAAAAAATTGATTTAGTTCCCCAACCTAGTTCAAGTTCTAACTCAAGTCAAGATGCAAATAATGAAGCAAGAACCACCGAATCTGGTGAAAAACAGGCAAAACAAGCAACTTATTTTGCTGATTTAGATGATATTTTATCTAAAATTTCAATCAGAAAATTAAATTTTCTTGATTTTAAAATTGCTCCAGGACAAATTGCACAAACCCCTGCAAACGTTACAGTTAATTCATCTTCCCCATCAACTTCTGAGTCATTACCTCAACTTCAGCAAGTAAATTCAGTCCAATTATTCCAAGAACAAGCGCAAGGACAACAAGACGGACAACAACAAAACGGAGAGCAAACCCAAGGGCAAAACGAAAGCCAAACACAAACTGAAGGACAAGGAACTGAAGGTACCCAACCCCAAACCGAATCCTCAGGACAACCTTCTTCTCCTGAACCAAAACCCCAAGGTTTTGAGCAATTTGTTAACAAACTTGCCGTTAATTCAACTACTTCGTTAGACTTTTTAGAAACACTAAACAGAGATCTTTATAAATCAAATCAAACTCGATCTGAATCTGTTGTAAAAGCAATCAATGATAATTTTTTAATAAAACCAATTTCTCTTGATTTTGGTGAACTTTCTCCATATTTTTCACAAAGAAAAGTATCAGGAGTTGATTTTTATCTTGATATTAATCATGCAAAGGCAACCTCAAATACTCTTGAAATTCCGGTAAATATTAACCTTTATTCAAGTTTTTTTGGCGACAACAATCCTAAACTATTAAAATCAAAAAGAGAAATTTTTGAAATAAAATATTTCAAAGAAAAAGCTGCAACAACTGGCGTAACTCATCAACTTGACAAAAATCGTCAAGAATTTTACTTTATTAATTCCTTACCAGATAATTCTCCTCAACTTCAACAAGTTCAGGTTTCTACTACTTCGCCAAGTCAGCCTAGAATTCATGAAGAAAAAATTGTAACCGCAACTTCATTTATTTCTAAAACTGAACTAGAAAAATTAATTGGAACTGATAGTCAAAAATCTGAAGAATTAAAGCAAATTTTATCAAATAAGTTCCAGTATGGATATGATTTTACTCCTCATGAAGCAATGCTAAAATCATGAACAGGAAATCAAAAATTCCCTAAATTACATGATTTTCTTGATTTTCAATCTGATGATCAAACAGGATCACCTTTTAAAATTAAATCTTTAAAATCTAACAAATTTTTCACAAACGAGCATGATGTTGCTGCTTTTTATGCTTATTTATTAAGTATGGAGCCAACTGAAATTTTAGAATATCTTTTTGAAATTGCAAAATCAGCAAACCTAATTGATCCTAATGAAAAAATAAATATAACAGACATTAAAGAAGGTAACATTTTTAAAACCGCAAGTGATATAAAATTTAAGTCTGAATCTGACATTATGGGTCTAGATTTTAATGGTCATGTTAAAACTTTTGGCAGAAGAGGTTGAATTTCTAACTTATTTTTACCAAAAACCATTGCTAGTCAATTTAAAAATGACCATGATGATGACAAAATTTTTGAGAAACTTAACAAAATAAGTCCGGCAACAATCCGACAAGGTTCTTCAGGAACCACCTCAACAGGAACAACTGATGATATCTACAAAGATATTCGCGAAAAGACTAAGAAAATTAATGAAAGTAGTAACACTTCAGGTTCAGGAACCGGAACCTTAATACAAGTTTCAACTAACGCCGGTCAAACTCAGGAATCCGTTAAACCTGTTGAAGAATTAGTGAAGAGTTTTTATTCAACAAAAACAGAAAAACTGACAAATTTAAAAGATTTATTACTTGCGTTTTATGTTAAAGCTAAAGAACTTAATAATTTTAGAGCTTGAGCAAAGGTTGATTCAGATTTAGATTATCAAATAGTTTTTGAAAAACAAACTGGTGTAGCAAATTATTCGACAACAGAAACCGATATTCCAAGCGGATCTGAAGGGTACAATCTTACTTATTATTACAAAATCTTCAATAAACAAACTAAGACTGAAGAATATCAAAGTCCCAAAACAGCTTTAAAAATTTTGGTTTTTACAAATGATCAAAGACAATCTGGAGAAATAAAAACCCTAAATAAAGCAGTTTTAAGTATCCCACCTTCTTATTCTTTGCTTCAATATCAAGCAGCTGAATTTGACAAAATAGCTGCTGCCCAAACTAGCGGTCAAGTTTCACAAAAAGCTTTTGAAAATACAAAAGAATTTAAAGAAATTCAAGAAATTATTAAAAAATATGATCCAACTTTAACTCTTAGTGTTAAATCTGAAACAAAAGATGTTTTTCATCCTGATACAACAAAAATAGTTCTCCTTGAAGTTACCAAAAATGCTCAAAGTGAACCTGGATCTACTGAAAACACATCCCAAACTAGTGAAAAATCTCAACTTAATTTCCAAATTAGAATTCAAAAACTTCCAGAACCACCTAAACCAAGTACTCCAGAAACAACCGAACCAGCCGCTTCAGAAACAACAAGTCCACCAACTTCAGAAACTACTTCAAGTGATTCAGAACCAAGTTCAACAACTACAACAAGTTCATCAACTGAAACCACTACTCAACAAACTAGTACTAGTTCATAA
- a CDS encoding BMP family ABC transporter substrate-binding protein: protein MKTKWNKFLKLGLVFPVSVIGIIASCGHNNGDKTPGSGQTQNITDVSKISNLVSSRKDEISAAKSDPSKHFAMNIAIVTADGTVTDKSFNQSSWEAIQQMAAITGAEITAVDSSTDTLSQKYNSLINTNKNIWVLSGFQHTDALKTWLAVPENKQSFTSKKIIVIGIDLSGLDDVIPQGQYIGLNYKTEEAGYLAGYANAAFLAAKYPNDANKRSAITVGGGAFAAVTDFIAGYLTGIKAYNAANPTKKTKITADTIKLDTNFAVNATSKQTLEGLAANGSPSTLLAVAGPLTGIFADIAAGDHDRFLIGVDTDQSLVYTNARRRFFTSILKNLGYSLFSVLADLYTKKSSSKYLGGFVQSQKNAFVKLGYKDKFVDIADSTLPDSDKTLADKAIEDAKKHFDQKTANSTDIRKTLAIPEMDKDQQTRINKLVSEINK, encoded by the coding sequence ATGAAAACTAAGTGAAACAAGTTTTTAAAACTAGGTCTAGTTTTTCCAGTTTCTGTAATTGGAATTATTGCTAGTTGTGGTCATAATAACGGAGATAAAACTCCTGGTTCAGGACAAACACAAAACATTACTGATGTTTCCAAAATTTCTAATTTAGTTTCATCCCGTAAAGATGAAATAAGTGCAGCAAAATCAGATCCTTCCAAACATTTTGCAATGAATATCGCAATTGTAACAGCTGATGGAACTGTTACTGACAAATCTTTTAATCAGTCAAGTTGAGAAGCGATTCAACAAATGGCTGCAATAACAGGTGCGGAAATTACCGCGGTTGATAGTAGTACTGACACTTTATCACAAAAATATAATTCCTTAATTAACACAAATAAAAATATTTGAGTTCTTTCTGGATTTCAACACACTGATGCTCTAAAAACTTGACTTGCTGTTCCAGAAAATAAACAATCATTTACTAGTAAAAAAATCATTGTTATTGGAATTGACTTATCTGGTTTGGATGATGTAATTCCACAAGGTCAATACATCGGTTTAAATTATAAAACTGAAGAAGCAGGATATCTTGCAGGTTATGCAAATGCAGCATTTTTAGCCGCTAAATATCCAAATGATGCAAACAAACGTTCTGCAATAACCGTAGGTGGTGGAGCTTTTGCCGCTGTTACTGACTTTATTGCTGGATATTTGACCGGAATTAAAGCATATAATGCCGCAAATCCTACCAAAAAAACTAAAATTACCGCTGATACAATCAAATTAGATACAAATTTTGCTGTCAATGCAACAAGCAAACAAACACTTGAAGGTTTAGCGGCAAATGGTTCTCCTTCAACATTGCTAGCAGTGGCTGGCCCACTAACAGGAATTTTTGCAGATATTGCTGCAGGAGATCATGACCGTTTTTTAATAGGGGTTGATACTGATCAGTCACTTGTTTATACAAATGCGCGAAGAAGATTTTTCACATCAATTTTGAAAAATTTAGGATATTCACTTTTTTCAGTTCTTGCCGATCTATATACTAAAAAATCAAGTTCAAAATATTTAGGCGGATTTGTTCAATCTCAAAAAAATGCATTTGTAAAACTTGGATATAAGGATAAATTTGTGGACATTGCCGATTCAACCCTACCAGATTCAGATAAAACTTTAGCCGATAAAGCAATCGAAGATGCAAAAAAACATTTTGACCAAAAAACAGCAAACTCAACCGATATTCGTAAAACATTAGCCATTCCAGAGATGGACAAAGATCAACAAACTCGAATTAATAAGCTTGTTTCTGAAATTAATAAATAA
- a CDS encoding inorganic diphosphatase, with translation MQKTVILVDIEIEKGSNIKYEIDPKTKKLVVDRILHGDFVYPANYGSIPETLDWDGDPLDVLVYSSQKFLPGSQLNARILGALEMIDDGEIDTKLIAVHDDDYRLDHINSMDGLPQEWLDSIHYFFSNYKNWKRPGITKVSKFISLDEAIKEFETCTKLYEDFHHYSKEDFLKTMQEKFPEKYQK, from the coding sequence ATGCAAAAAACAGTAATTTTAGTTGACATTGAGATTGAGAAAGGGTCAAATATCAAATATGAAATTGATCCCAAAACTAAAAAATTAGTTGTTGATAGAATTCTTCATGGCGATTTTGTTTATCCAGCTAACTATGGGAGCATTCCTGAGACACTAGATTGAGACGGGGATCCATTAGATGTTTTAGTTTATTCTAGCCAAAAATTTTTACCCGGATCACAACTAAATGCTAGAATTTTAGGTGCCCTTGAAATGATAGATGACGGCGAGATAGACACAAAATTAATTGCAGTTCATGATGATGACTATCGTTTAGATCATATTAATTCAATGGACGGTCTACCTCAAGAGTGATTAGATTCAATTCATTATTTTTTTAGCAATTATAAAAATTGAAAACGTCCCGGAATTACAAAAGTCTCAAAATTTATCTCTCTTGACGAGGCGATTAAAGAATTTGAAACATGCACTAAACTTTATGAAGATTTTCATCATTATTCAAAAGAAGATTTTCTTAAAACAATGCAAGAAAAATTCCCAGAAAAATATCAAAAATAA
- a CDS encoding P110/LppT family adhesin N-terminal domain, giving the protein MLNKINKIKNAKTIISTGFSITAILTTIVAVPIGLTIFERSYSSQIFGNVDKNQVVDLKTQTTFSEEDFINALNNLKLHDQYKNLSAKTALALANNPSYAFNFLKAYDFSPITKHNFRVVLDIEKATASGSEVKNVVVYAHSDQFKLTYSKQTDLKGFAQSDKADGDLVGFQIDLEKSKLELSATKSSNLTASEVAFKLDNDFQASYKISRSKTQAFSNALFQNGLTYNLVNTLGLPTILEKGYVLSPKTVENQKAKQEKIVMIGESDTKRVDSLMNVKNLVFKNHDDKAGTLSISFELIDPTGKIVKEFDFPILGIKKLSADVKSVEQQILSQFSDVIQLKPFVQLALVKDNLSLAQTIYKTDNNPVNLAKVLSRITQNSQQNGRHNQVSTQLFQDSGQNSQATTEKVQINPQDFNSFFDWKLNTIQIPGLEGYIVEINSIGLAQNLSQEQKDKLLKENKVSFEVDFQIKKQLNIEAPYLESEFVKSNYPQVLESSLATLGKGSNSKFVLVDLGSSKSNFEVQLDYDENQRKLLNSALQRNSQIDFSNLDKIDFQDPKVQNFNPLARTFEFKENPNGPKLTLEYVKSLVSEVVEDAKQQKTFDEVARKLYFLDHGVQPEDVAKLDAYKQKYSAMFPQPEKKSEEKVEKPAENQPSNSDQASTTPPASSQPPASTEGNSQPATDGSTGAGGSAATGSAAPATPVQASAFQDSPQETPTQTQTPEKTETIDGLGIKLWSFLQKSNYPELENSDISYEVVKNSSNQIDVVMSFNPKTTGETTAKPAKLIFSIQNLEDNQSYDYLVKYNPLVLFDFRKNQKTENGTISKISSLNRTDIEIELNSKMNEETEEDAEEQVSMSTSVSMPVAETTQTSEATATTPSTPVQNTANPQDGIVLKKPVILGNGSQPALKNGVVMLAFSLKNITKNKKTHLLSSKDGKGLFISKLNFNNKETLVIGLDQNGSQAASGEMAIPIVGLISGVQGNAAGLFEIKDNLSKLEKSNIAPLDFDVFSQKNINLTNQNANFDLLKEDDLLFLTISKKDTNYTFTLSSSRNPLSQKIVSNLNLEDTNPGLFNGHLDWSYLGPNPADKSGSTVTVRGLAIYDSVDLADQESISQVLTNAFIKELTS; this is encoded by the coding sequence ATGCTTAATAAAATAAACAAAATAAAAAATGCGAAAACAATAATTTCAACAGGTTTTTCAATTACAGCAATTCTTACAACAATTGTTGCAGTTCCGATTGGTCTAACAATTTTTGAGCGTTCATATAGTTCACAAATTTTTGGAAATGTTGATAAAAATCAGGTTGTGGATCTAAAAACTCAGACAACTTTTAGCGAAGAAGATTTCATTAATGCTCTTAATAATCTAAAATTGCATGATCAATATAAAAATTTATCAGCAAAAACAGCGCTTGCTTTAGCTAACAATCCTTCATATGCTTTCAATTTTTTAAAAGCATATGATTTTAGCCCAATTACTAAGCACAATTTCCGTGTAGTTTTAGATATTGAAAAAGCAACTGCTTCTGGTAGCGAAGTAAAAAATGTTGTAGTTTATGCTCATTCAGATCAATTCAAACTTACTTATTCAAAACAAACTGATCTTAAAGGTTTTGCTCAAAGCGATAAAGCTGATGGAGATTTAGTTGGGTTCCAAATTGATCTTGAAAAATCAAAATTAGAACTTTCTGCAACAAAAAGTTCTAATTTAACAGCTTCTGAAGTTGCTTTTAAACTGGATAATGATTTTCAAGCTTCATATAAAATATCACGCTCAAAAACTCAAGCATTTTCTAATGCTTTATTTCAAAATGGCTTAACTTATAATTTGGTCAACACTTTAGGTTTACCAACAATTTTGGAAAAAGGTTATGTTTTGTCCCCAAAAACAGTTGAAAACCAAAAAGCTAAACAAGAAAAAATTGTTATGATAGGTGAGTCAGACACCAAAAGAGTTGATAGCTTGATGAATGTTAAAAACTTGGTTTTCAAAAATCATGACGATAAAGCAGGAACTCTTTCAATTTCTTTTGAATTAATTGACCCAACCGGAAAAATTGTCAAAGAATTTGACTTTCCAATTTTAGGAATTAAAAAATTAAGTGCTGATGTCAAAAGTGTCGAGCAACAAATTCTTTCACAATTTAGTGATGTAATTCAATTAAAACCTTTTGTTCAACTTGCACTTGTTAAAGATAATCTAAGTTTGGCTCAAACTATTTACAAAACCGATAATAACCCCGTTAATCTCGCCAAAGTCTTGAGCAGAATTACGCAAAACTCTCAACAAAATGGACGACATAATCAAGTTTCAACCCAACTTTTCCAAGATTCGGGGCAAAATTCACAAGCTACAACCGAAAAAGTTCAAATTAACCCTCAGGATTTTAATTCTTTTTTTGATTGAAAATTAAATACAATCCAAATTCCTGGACTTGAAGGCTATATTGTTGAAATTAATTCAATTGGTTTAGCGCAAAATTTATCTCAAGAGCAAAAAGATAAACTTTTAAAGGAAAACAAAGTTTCTTTTGAAGTTGATTTTCAAATAAAAAAACAACTAAATATTGAAGCTCCTTACCTTGAAAGTGAATTTGTTAAGTCAAATTATCCACAAGTTCTTGAATCTTCACTTGCCACATTAGGAAAAGGAAGTAATTCTAAATTTGTTTTAGTTGATCTTGGTTCTTCAAAATCTAATTTTGAAGTTCAACTCGATTATGATGAAAATCAGCGAAAACTTTTAAATTCCGCTTTACAACGAAATTCACAAATTGACTTTTCAAATTTAGACAAGATTGATTTTCAAGATCCAAAAGTTCAAAACTTTAATCCTCTAGCTAGAACTTTTGAATTCAAAGAAAATCCTAATGGTCCAAAATTAACTTTAGAATACGTTAAATCTCTAGTTTCAGAAGTTGTTGAAGATGCTAAACAACAAAAAACATTTGATGAAGTTGCTAGAAAACTTTATTTTTTAGATCACGGAGTCCAACCAGAGGATGTTGCTAAATTAGATGCATACAAACAAAAATATTCAGCAATGTTTCCTCAACCTGAGAAAAAATCTGAAGAAAAAGTAGAAAAACCAGCAGAAAATCAACCTTCAAATTCAGATCAAGCTTCAACCACACCTCCAGCCTCTTCTCAACCTCCGGCTTCAACAGAAGGAAATTCCCAACCAGCAACTGATGGATCAACAGGCGCTGGCGGCTCTGCAGCAACAGGCTCCGCCGCTCCCGCAACTCCTGTGCAAGCTTCTGCTTTTCAGGATTCACCTCAAGAGACACCAACCCAAACCCAAACACCTGAAAAAACTGAAACTATAGATGGTTTAGGTATTAAACTTTGGTCATTTTTACAAAAATCTAACTATCCAGAATTAGAAAATTCTGATATTTCTTATGAAGTTGTTAAAAATTCTAGCAACCAAATTGATGTAGTTATGAGTTTTAATCCAAAAACAACTGGAGAAACTACAGCAAAACCAGCAAAATTAATTTTTTCAATTCAAAATCTTGAAGATAATCAGTCTTATGATTATTTAGTTAAATATAATCCACTAGTTCTTTTTGATTTTAGAAAAAATCAAAAAACTGAAAATGGAACCATTTCAAAAATCTCGTCATTAAATCGAACTGATATTGAAATTGAACTAAATAGTAAAATGAACGAAGAAACAGAAGAGGATGCGGAAGAACAAGTTTCAATGTCAACTTCAGTTTCAATGCCGGTTGCGGAAACAACTCAAACTAGCGAAGCTACCGCTACAACACCTTCAACCCCTGTTCAAAACACCGCCAATCCACAAGATGGAATCGTACTAAAAAAACCTGTAATTTTAGGAAATGGTAGCCAACCAGCTCTTAAAAATGGTGTGGTAATGTTAGCTTTTAGTCTAAAAAACATTACTAAAAACAAAAAAACTCATTTACTTTCATCTAAGGATGGTAAAGGTTTATTTATTTCAAAACTTAATTTTAATAATAAAGAGACTTTAGTAATTGGTTTAGACCAAAATGGTTCTCAAGCAGCCTCAGGTGAAATGGCCATCCCAATAGTTGGTCTAATTTCTGGTGTTCAAGGTAATGCAGCAGGACTTTTCGAAATTAAAGATAACCTGTCTAAACTTGAAAAAAGTAACATAGCACCATTAGATTTTGATGTTTTTTCTCAAAAAAATATCAACCTAACTAATCAAAACGCTAATTTTGATTTACTTAAAGAAGATGACTTATTATTTTTAACTATTTCTAAAAAAGATACTAATTACACATTTACTTTAAGTTCTTCTCGTAACCCACTTTCTCAAAAAATCGTATCTAATTTAAATTTAGAAGACACAAATCCTGGATTATTTAATGGCCACCTTGATTGAAGTTATTTAGGTCCAAACCCAGCAGACAAATCTGGTTCTACAGTAACTGTTCGTGGTTTAGCAATTTATGATTCTGTGGATCTTGCAGACCAAGAGTCAATCTCTCAAGTTCTTACAAATGCATTTATTAAGGAACTAACTAGTTAG
- the whiA gene encoding DNA-binding protein WhiA, whose product MTFSQQAKLEILANRLTRPKFNSLVKGLIFSSSLDDDPSYFILRINKNEINSRLIEIFRKFQLNFSETKKNKNWICIERKLIKIDKTPENIQYFFAGLFIGGGSISPLGSKSYHLEISFLDKSKCEKVLNILRQNQLEFTFKQIFYQNRLKIYLKKVNEIIYFLMAIGALEQASRLEILRIERDHYLNANRITNFDIKNAKKISESSTNFIKKWKLIQENNLTSKFSDQELIFFEIRQKNPELSLQEICKILKKEYNIIRTKAGLNYWLVKSNKILEKGVKNAQ is encoded by the coding sequence ATGACTTTCAGTCAACAAGCAAAACTTGAAATTTTAGCAAATCGACTAACTCGACCAAAATTTAATTCCTTAGTTAAAGGTTTAATTTTTTCATCATCACTAGATGATGATCCAAGCTATTTTATACTAAGAATTAACAAAAATGAAATTAATTCTCGATTAATTGAAATTTTTCGAAAATTTCAATTAAATTTTTCAGAAACTAAGAAAAACAAAAATTGGATCTGTATTGAGAGAAAATTAATTAAAATTGATAAAACACCTGAAAATATCCAATATTTTTTTGCCGGACTTTTCATAGGCGGAGGTTCGATTTCACCCTTAGGGTCAAAATCTTACCACCTTGAAATTTCATTTTTAGATAAATCAAAATGTGAAAAAGTTTTAAATATTTTGCGCCAAAATCAATTAGAATTCACTTTTAAGCAAATTTTTTACCAGAACCGCTTAAAAATTTACTTAAAAAAAGTTAATGAAATAATTTATTTTTTAATGGCTATCGGCGCACTTGAACAAGCTTCAAGATTAGAAATTTTGAGAATTGAACGTGATCATTATCTTAATGCAAACCGAATCACAAATTTTGACATAAAAAATGCCAAAAAAATAAGTGAATCATCGACAAACTTTATTAAAAAATGAAAATTAATTCAAGAAAACAATTTAACATCGAAATTTAGCGACCAAGAATTAATTTTTTTCGAGATCCGTCAAAAAAATCCTGAATTAAGTTTACAAGAAATTTGTAAAATTCTAAAAAAAGAGTATAATATTATTAGAACAAAAGCAGGCCTAAACTATTGGCTTGTTAAATCTAATAAAATTTTAGAAAAAGGAGTGAAAAATGCACAATAA